The following are encoded together in the candidate division WOR-3 bacterium genome:
- a CDS encoding archaemetzincin, with product MKFTPPKEKEKREAIGSLKDLPKNLQKFFSSQFFNPIPSPRPYDWLSNHIEEGQTFDDFLHSYFNIPDKNRNRIYLQPLGEFPPDAPSILKLKKYTEAFFMMDVIDLNHIEIKNLKLTKRKNPYTNKEQFLTLDILAYLKKNLPRNAFCLVGITMEDLYPEPSWNFVFGQASILERVALYSFARYDPSFYGEERRKDYKKILLKRSCKVLSHELCHIFGISHCIFYHCVMNGSNHLEESDARPLHLCPVDLRKLHYVIGFDIKKRYEKLYDFYEENDFQEEKEWVKKILR from the coding sequence ATGAAGTTTACTCCGCCTAAGGAAAAGGAAAAAAGAGAAGCTATTGGTTCCCTAAAAGACTTACCTAAAAATTTACAAAAATTTTTCTCTTCTCAATTTTTTAATCCAATTCCTTCTCCTAGACCTTATGACTGGCTTTCTAACCATATAGAAGAAGGACAAACTTTTGATGACTTTCTTCATTCTTATTTTAATATTCCAGATAAAAATAGAAATAGAATTTATCTCCAACCTCTTGGAGAATTCCCTCCTGATGCACCTTCTATTTTGAAACTTAAAAAATATACTGAGGCTTTTTTTATGATGGATGTGATTGATCTTAACCATATTGAAATAAAAAATTTAAAATTAACAAAAAGAAAGAATCCTTACACAAATAAAGAGCAATTCTTAACCTTAGATATTCTCGCTTACCTAAAAAAGAACCTCCCAAGAAATGCATTTTGTTTAGTTGGAATCACAATGGAAGATTTATATCCTGAGCCTTCATGGAATTTTGTATTTGGACAAGCTTCTATCTTAGAAAGAGTAGCTTTATATAGTTTTGCTCGTTATGATCCATCTTTCTATGGGGAAGAAAGAAGAAAAGATTATAAAAAGATTCTCCTTAAAAGAAGTTGTAAGGTCCTTTCCCATGAACTTTGCCATATTTTTGGAATCTCCCATTGTATTTTTTACCATTGTGTTATGAATGGTTCCAATCATCTTGAAGAAAGTGATGCTAGACCTCTTCATCTTTGCCCTGTAGACCTTAGAAAATTACATTACGTTATTGGCTTTGACATAAAAAAGAGATATGAAAAATTGTATGATTTTTATGAAGAAAATGATTTTCAAGAAGAAAAGGAATGGGTTAAGAAAATCCTAAGATAA
- a CDS encoding beta-propeller fold lactonase family protein — MNYKNIKNFLFCFLFLLSLSVYCDWVSGVIPVRDRPCAIGVNYKTNRIYIANYNSDNITVLDGVSGKTTTLNAGDGPIAIGVNLRSNKIYVVNKGSDNLTVVDGETHSITNIKVGDAPEAIAINPITNKIYVANSNSNDLTIIDGETNDKINIGVGEKPCAIAVNPNTDKIYVANYYSNNVTVIDGETNDTTSINVGIAPISICVNPVTNKIYVANYYSHNITIIDGETNHTSTISSGINPFAIAINPNTNKIYVTNEGSNDLTIIDGETNNSINLKVGKTPTAVGVNPITNKIYVVNSGSDEVTVINGETNEIDILNVGDNPWAVGINPLTNKIYIANSSSDDLSIIDGIDLITKTVEAGNNPVAIGINPKTEKIYIANIFSNNVIVIDEKTNEKVSIQVGEKPIAIAVNPNTNKIYVANSGSDNLTVIDGKTNNTSTINVGDNPSLIAINPNTNKIYVVNRGSDNLTVIDGETYNTSTINVGDEPRGIAINPNTNKIYVINRESDNLTIIDGETEETSIINVGIYPTGIALNVLTNKIYVANSGSNDVTIIDGETFEKTSVQVGVNPSAIALNSNTNKIYVANSGSDDLTIIDGETKSTTTINVGNLPIDVKVNLKTNKIYVANFGSDNLTVVDGVTNSTTTCPSWVGPIAIEINSKNNRIYVANYGSNNLTVIEEEKIESSPLVTTIDPFPNDEVITNLPIFTGSSINNKAPINSNITKIFYQLETTQGYWQEAAVTSGEGTPSVSWEIGLSDSLTFGFHFIYVVALDATSGTINKTESFSGEISSYLFCVKTQYSAEKEQELKKNSPWVLATPNPFNEFTNIRFWIPERIDKIELKIYNIYGNLVKTFIDKNLSPGTYTFSWDGKDIKGKLLPSGIYIYRLSIGSFKKEGKLIFLKK, encoded by the coding sequence ATGAATTATAAAAATATTAAAAATTTTTTATTTTGTTTTTTATTCCTTTTATCCTTGAGTGTTTATTGCGATTGGGTAAGTGGTGTAATTCCAGTAAGAGATAGACCTTGTGCAATAGGTGTGAATTACAAGACAAATAGAATTTATATAGCAAACTATAACAGTGATAATATAACGGTTCTTGATGGAGTAAGTGGAAAGACTACAACCCTAAATGCAGGAGATGGACCTATTGCAATTGGAGTGAATTTAAGGTCTAACAAAATTTATGTGGTAAATAAAGGGAGTGACAATTTAACTGTTGTAGATGGAGAAACTCATTCTATAACTAATATTAAAGTCGGAGACGCTCCGGAAGCAATTGCTATAAATCCAATAACAAATAAAATCTATGTTGCGAATTCAAATAGTAACGATCTAACCATTATAGATGGAGAGACAAATGATAAGATAAATATCGGGGTTGGAGAAAAACCTTGTGCGATTGCAGTGAATCCAAATACGGATAAAATCTACGTTGCAAATTATTATAGCAATAATGTAACTGTCATAGATGGAGAGACAAATGATACAACTTCCATTAATGTTGGGATAGCTCCTATATCAATTTGTGTAAATCCAGTAACAAATAAAATTTATGTTGCGAATTACTATAGTCATAACATAACAATAATTGATGGAGAAACGAATCACACAAGCACTATAAGCTCTGGGATTAATCCTTTTGCAATAGCAATAAATCCAAACACAAATAAGATTTACGTTACAAATGAAGGAAGCAACGATTTAACAATAATTGATGGAGAGACAAATAACTCGATCAATTTAAAAGTTGGTAAGACTCCTACTGCGGTTGGGGTAAATCCAATTACGAACAAAATTTATGTGGTGAACTCAGGAAGCGATGAAGTGACCGTTATAAATGGGGAAACAAACGAAATAGATATATTAAACGTGGGAGACAACCCCTGGGCGGTTGGAATAAATCCTTTAACGAATAAAATTTATATTGCAAATTCAAGTAGTGATGATTTAAGCATTATAGATGGCATAGACTTAATTACAAAAACAGTTGAGGCAGGAAATAATCCTGTGGCTATAGGAATAAATCCCAAGACAGAAAAGATCTATATTGCAAATATATTCAGTAATAATGTCATAGTTATAGATGAGAAAACAAATGAGAAAGTAAGTATTCAGGTAGGAGAAAAACCAATAGCAATTGCAGTAAATCCAAATACAAATAAAATTTATGTGGCAAATAGTGGGAGCGACAACTTAACAGTTATTGATGGGAAGACAAATAATACAAGCACTATTAATGTTGGTGATAACCCTTCTCTAATAGCTATAAATCCAAATACAAATAAAATTTATGTGGTAAATAGAGGTAGTGATAACTTAACAGTGATTGATGGGGAAACATATAATACAAGCACAATTAATGTTGGAGATGAGCCTAGAGGGATAGCCATAAATCCAAATACAAATAAAATTTATGTTATAAATAGAGAAAGCGATAATTTAACTATTATAGATGGAGAGACAGAAGAAACTTCGATTATAAATGTGGGGATTTATCCTACAGGAATTGCTCTTAATGTTCTTACAAACAAAATTTATGTTGCAAATTCCGGAAGTAATGATGTAACAATAATTGACGGAGAAACCTTTGAAAAAACATCTGTCCAAGTGGGAGTTAATCCCTCTGCAATAGCTCTGAATTCAAACACAAACAAAATTTATGTTGCAAATTCTGGAAGCGATGACTTAACAATCATTGATGGAGAAACAAAAAGCACAACCACTATTAATGTAGGGAATCTACCTATAGATGTAAAAGTAAATCTAAAAACAAATAAAATATATGTTGCAAACTTTGGGAGTGATAATTTAACAGTTGTGGATGGGGTAACAAACTCTACAACAACCTGCCCTTCCTGGGTAGGTCCTATTGCAATAGAAATAAATTCTAAAAATAATAGAATTTATGTTGCTAATTATGGGAGTAATAATTTAACAGTTATAGAAGAAGAAAAGATAGAATCCTCTCCTCTTGTTACCACAATCGATCCTTTCCCTAATGATGAGGTAATTACTAATCTTCCTATATTTACTGGAAGTTCTATAAACAATAAAGCTCCTATTAATTCTAATATAACAAAAATCTTTTATCAATTAGAGACCACTCAGGGTTATTGGCAAGAAGCAGCGGTAACTTCTGGAGAAGGAACCCCATCTGTAAGTTGGGAAATAGGATTGAGTGATTCTTTAACCTTTGGGTTCCATTTTATTTATGTGGTTGCCTTAGATGCAACATCAGGAACGATAAATAAGACAGAGAGCTTCTCCGGTGAAATCTCTTCTTATCTTTTCTGTGTAAAGACCCAATATTCTGCGGAAAAAGAGCAAGAACTTAAAAAGAACTCTCCTTGGGTACTTGCCACTCCAAATCCCTTTAACGAATTTACAAACATTAGATTTTGGATACCTGAGAGGATAGATAAAATAGAGTTAAAAATTTATAATATTTATGGGAACTTAGTGAAGACATTTATTGATAAAAACCTTTCTCCAGGAACCTATACTTTTTCCTGGGATGGAAAAGATATAAAAGGTAAGCTACTTCCTAGTGGAATTTATATTTATAGACTTAGTATAGGTTCCTTTAAAAAGGAAGGAAAACTCATCTTTTTGAAAAAATAA
- a CDS encoding glycosyltransferase family 4 protein, whose protein sequence is MKKIAIIHPQLIEGGGSEAKALYLAEALKDEYEVTLLTLYSSSLNRLNECFGTNLTSSEIRIIEHPLANFFRNFRYFDAIRGAIFARFCRNFIDSFDLIISTYNIMNFNKGGIQFIADFSFSDELRRNLAPQKQGLKKIFYNKNILREFYLSFCKFLSGSSSNDFRENLTVANSNWGAKILRKEFGIESKVIYPPVAEEFMHIPWDKKEDGFIYIGRIVPEKRIDFIIEVLDRVRREGFDLHFHIIGPLYNSTYAEYLKKLSKTKGDWIKLEGAKFGEEKQEFLSGHKYGISAHPNESFGISVAEMIKAGEIVWVPRGGGQTEIVNNEDLLYNNFEDAVSKIIAVLKDDKKQKILRIHLAKQAKKFSAERFKKEVKELVEDYFRNE, encoded by the coding sequence TTGAAAAAAATAGCTATAATTCATCCACAATTAATTGAAGGTGGTGGGTCTGAAGCGAAAGCTTTATATTTAGCAGAAGCATTAAAAGACGAATATGAAGTAACTTTGCTGACTCTTTATTCTTCTAGTTTGAACAGACTCAACGAATGTTTTGGAACAAATCTCACTTCCAGCGAGATTAGAATAATTGAACATCCTTTAGCCAATTTCTTTAGAAATTTTCGTTATTTTGATGCAATTCGTGGGGCAATTTTCGCAAGATTCTGTCGTAATTTTATAGATTCTTTTGACCTAATAATTTCTACCTACAACATAATGAATTTTAACAAAGGAGGGATTCAATTTATTGCAGATTTCTCCTTTAGCGACGAACTTAGGAGAAATTTAGCCCCCCAAAAACAAGGTTTAAAGAAAATATTTTATAACAAAAACATTCTTCGTGAGTTCTATCTTTCTTTTTGTAAATTTTTAAGTGGCTCTTCATCTAATGATTTTAGAGAGAATTTGACGGTTGCAAATTCAAATTGGGGTGCTAAGATATTAAGAAAAGAATTCGGTATAGAAAGTAAGGTGATTTATCCGCCAGTCGCCGAAGAGTTTATGCATATTCCCTGGGATAAAAAAGAAGATGGTTTTATTTATATTGGAAGAATTGTTCCTGAAAAAAGAATAGACTTTATAATTGAAGTTCTGGATAGAGTTAGAAGAGAAGGGTTTGATTTGCATTTTCATATAATAGGACCTCTCTATAATTCAACTTATGCTGAGTATCTTAAGAAGTTATCGAAAACAAAAGGAGACTGGATTAAATTAGAAGGAGCCAAATTTGGAGAAGAAAAGCAAGAATTCCTCTCTGGTCACAAATATGGTATTTCAGCTCATCCTAATGAATCTTTCGGGATTTCAGTAGCTGAGATGATAAAAGCAGGAGAAATTGTCTGGGTTCCTCGTGGTGGTGGGCAAACCGAGATTGTTAATAATGAGGATTTATTGTATAACAACTTTGAAGATGCGGTATCTAAAATAATTGCGGTTTTGAAGGACGATAAGAAACAAAAGATTTTGAGAATACATCTTGCAAAACAGGCAAAGAAATTTTCGGCTGAGAGGTTTAAAAAAGAAGTAAAAGAATTGGTGGAGGATTATTTTAGAAATGAATAA
- a CDS encoding oligosaccharide flippase family protein, whose product MGNSDFEIEYLTKQIARGGGVALFGQGLSKGIKFILQVVLTRVLGSASYGLYTLGLSAIGIIQGISMLGLPQGTLRFGSLYLSEGKKSRVKGTIISSFLISLISSAIIGIVIFFWSSTIAGKIFNEPELGKVLKILSLTLPFFSLFSVCMQAFLIFKKIEYSVGIELVFIPLVSLLIVIPLFALGLRLNGAIYAYILSIVSSLFLGFFLLRKIFPELFSELKPEYEIKPLFLYSLSVLLVGLSGFLINKVDKIMIGIFMTSQNVGIYNAASVVAFQGSLIIYSFHGIFAPIITDLHNKKKFSELGLLLKSSTKWAFGLVMPLVFIFILFSKEIMLLFGNEFLPGWSILITFSFIQLVNVGVGSVGYILIMTGKEKIELTNVTVLGLLNVVLNYFLIPKFGILGAAIATGISYALIDFARVIEIYYFYKIHPYKFSYLKIIFAGLVAIGLVIFLRNLIEFQGWLKLLEVAIMCVVYGIMVFIMRLDKEDIIVLKAVRNKIFKEE is encoded by the coding sequence ATGGGAAATTCCGATTTTGAAATTGAGTATTTGACAAAGCAAATAGCAAGAGGTGGAGGTGTTGCCCTCTTCGGTCAGGGATTGAGTAAGGGGATAAAATTCATCCTTCAAGTTGTCTTAACCAGAGTTCTTGGATCTGCTTCTTACGGACTTTATACTCTTGGACTTTCTGCAATAGGAATAATTCAAGGGATTTCAATGTTAGGGTTACCGCAAGGAACTTTAAGGTTTGGTTCTTTATACCTCAGCGAGGGCAAAAAATCCAGAGTAAAAGGAACAATAATTTCTTCCTTTCTAATTAGCCTTATTTCCAGTGCAATAATAGGTATTGTAATATTTTTCTGGTCTAGTACCATTGCAGGTAAGATATTTAACGAGCCTGAATTGGGCAAAGTTTTAAAGATTCTTTCTTTGACTCTACCTTTCTTCTCTCTTTTTAGCGTATGTATGCAAGCTTTTCTTATATTTAAAAAAATAGAATACTCTGTCGGTATAGAACTCGTTTTTATTCCTTTGGTTAGTCTCCTTATAGTAATTCCTTTATTTGCATTAGGGCTTCGTTTAAATGGAGCTATTTATGCCTATATTCTCTCAATCGTTTCTTCACTATTTTTAGGATTTTTTTTATTACGCAAAATATTCCCGGAACTATTCTCAGAGTTAAAACCAGAATACGAAATAAAACCTCTTTTTTTATATTCATTGAGTGTCCTTCTTGTGGGATTATCAGGTTTTCTGATTAACAAAGTTGACAAAATAATGATTGGAATTTTTATGACATCTCAAAATGTTGGAATCTACAATGCCGCATCTGTGGTAGCGTTCCAGGGCTCCTTAATTATTTATTCATTTCACGGCATATTCGCCCCTATTATCACCGACTTACACAACAAAAAGAAATTTTCTGAATTGGGCTTGCTTCTTAAATCAAGCACAAAATGGGCATTTGGGCTGGTTATGCCTCTTGTATTTATATTTATTCTGTTTTCAAAAGAGATAATGTTACTATTTGGGAACGAATTTTTACCGGGGTGGTCTATTCTTATCACTTTTAGTTTTATACAACTCGTTAATGTTGGTGTCGGTTCTGTAGGCTATATACTGATAATGACAGGGAAAGAAAAGATAGAATTAACAAATGTTACTGTTCTCGGTCTTTTAAATGTTGTTCTAAATTATTTTCTAATACCAAAATTTGGAATCCTTGGGGCAGCAATTGCAACTGGAATTTCTTATGCTCTTATAGATTTTGCCCGGGTTATAGAAATTTATTATTTCTATAAAATTCATCCCTATAAATTTTCTTATTTGAAGATAATCTTTGCGGGTTTGGTGGCAATAGGGTTAGTAATTTTTTTGAGAAATTTAATAGAATTCCAGGGATGGCTAAAATTATTAGAGGTTGCTATAATGTGTGTAGTTTATGGTATTATGGTATTTATAATGAGATTGGATAAGGAGGATATAATTGTATTAAAAGCCGTGAGAAATAAAATTTTTAAGGAGGAATAA
- the rfbA gene encoding glucose-1-phosphate thymidylyltransferase RfbA, producing the protein MKGIILAGGEGTRLYPVTQVITKQLLPIYDKPMIYYPLSVLMLTGIRDILIISTPKDLPRFRELFGDGSQFGLRFQYKEQPKPNGIAEAFIIGEEFIGSDNVSLILGDNIFYGHGFSKILRESLQKVERESGGVIFGYYVNEPERYGVIEFDKNGKVLSIEEKPKKPKSNYVVTGLYFYDNDVVNIAKSLKPSKRGELEITDVNNEYLKRNKLNVKLLGRGFAWLDTGTHENLLEAGEYISMIETRQGLKIGCIEEIAYRMGFIDKKQLLKFSEKYRNNYGKYLRKIAEE; encoded by the coding sequence ATGAAAGGTATAATTTTGGCAGGCGGAGAAGGAACTAGGCTTTATCCAGTAACCCAGGTTATAACAAAACAACTTCTCCCAATTTATGATAAACCAATGATATATTATCCTTTATCTGTTTTAATGCTCACAGGAATTAGGGATATTTTAATTATCTCAACACCAAAAGATTTACCTCGTTTTAGGGAACTCTTTGGGGATGGTTCGCAATTTGGGTTAAGATTTCAATACAAAGAACAACCAAAGCCAAATGGTATTGCAGAGGCTTTTATAATTGGCGAGGAGTTTATTGGTTCAGATAATGTCTCTTTAATTCTTGGGGATAATATTTTTTATGGTCATGGGTTTTCGAAAATTTTGAGAGAATCGCTGCAAAAGGTCGAAAGAGAAAGTGGAGGAGTTATATTTGGGTATTATGTTAATGAGCCGGAACGCTACGGAGTTATTGAGTTCGATAAAAACGGAAAAGTTTTATCAATAGAAGAAAAACCAAAAAAACCAAAGTCCAATTATGTAGTGACAGGGCTTTATTTTTACGATAACGATGTAGTTAATATAGCAAAATCACTAAAGCCTTCCAAAAGAGGAGAATTAGAAATCACAGATGTAAACAACGAATATCTTAAAAGGAATAAGTTGAATGTTAAGCTTTTAGGAAGAGGTTTTGCCTGGCTTGATACAGGAACTCATGAAAACTTATTAGAAGCCGGAGAATATATCTCTATGATAGAAACTCGTCAGGGTTTAAAAATAGGCTGTATTGAAGAGATTGCATACAGAATGGGTTTTATAGATAAAAAACAATTACTAAAATTCTCTGAAAAATACAGGAATAATTATGGGAAATATCTAAGGAAGATTGCAGAAGAATAG
- the gcvH gene encoding glycine cleavage system protein GcvH — MEIPKDLLYTEDHEWVRRENGEITQGITDFAQAELQDIVYIDLPEVGMEVNQGDSIATIEAVKTVTDLYAAVSGKIIEVNEELESKPELINKDPYDTGWIVKIEMSDPSELETLLSPSEYKNLIEEEMEEEEEDEDEEEEDLL, encoded by the coding sequence ATGGAGATACCGAAAGACCTTTTATACACTGAAGATCATGAATGGGTAAGAAGGGAAAACGGTGAAATTACTCAGGGTATAACAGACTTCGCCCAAGCTGAACTTCAAGATATTGTTTATATTGACCTCCCTGAAGTGGGGATGGAAGTAAATCAAGGTGATTCCATCGCTACAATTGAAGCGGTAAAGACAGTGACAGATCTTTATGCTGCTGTTTCAGGTAAAATAATAGAAGTGAACGAAGAGCTTGAATCAAAACCAGAGCTTATAAATAAGGATCCTTATGATACAGGATGGATAGTAAAGATAGAAATGTCAGATCCTTCAGAATTAGAAACCCTTCTCAGCCCATCAGAATATAAAAACTTGATAGAGGAAGAGATGGAAGAAGAGGAGGAAGACGAGGACGAAGAGGAGGAAGATTTATTATAG
- the bglX gene encoding beta-glucosidase BglX yields MSIIKIFFFLSLSVPIMLYGKEKSLFRAPMDEFIDSLIKEMTLEEKLGQLTQYSGKITDKEKLEEQLELVRKGKVGSFLNIWGVEFIKKFQEVAVEESRIGIPLIFGLDVIHGCKTIFPVPIAWACSFDPDAVKEASRISAIEATAFGINWTFAPMIDIALDPRWGRIVEGAGEDPYLGSVMAKAQVEGYQGEDLKDSTTLLACAKHFVAYGACEGGRDYNSAEVSIRTLYEVYLPPFLYAIKAGVGSIMSAFNDISGIPMSANKELLTNLLREKWNFDGFVVSDWRAIPELLNHGIAESRMEAGIKALYSGVDMDMEGGVFGNELFEAVREGKLSEDVVDKAVRRVLKAKYKLGLFDDPFKYCNLEREKLVPLNKEHIEKARELACKSIVLLKNEGNLLPLRKDIKRIAVIGPLANDASSPLGPWSALGEEKDVVTILEGIKGKVSKGTEVFYAPGCEIIGDSESGFEEAISIAKNSDVVILVLGESRDMSGEARSRSEITLPEIQRKLAERIIEIGKRVILVLSNGRPLAISSLSERVPAILETWFLGIQGGNAIADVLFGDYNPGGKLAVSIPRSTGQVPCFYYHKNTGRPASSEIVHSSRYFDLPITPLYPFGHGLSYTSFKYSKLKIKNKKVGIDDSLQISFLLKNTGKLFGSEVIQLYVRDPVASVAQPVKKLKGFKRVYLEAGEEVEIKIKLPVKLLSFYNIDMKKVVEPGVIELMIGSSSEDIRLRDSFTIIGNVREVDETSVYYCDIEVKKNKR; encoded by the coding sequence TTGTCTATAATAAAGATTTTTTTCTTTTTGAGTTTAAGTGTTCCCATTATGTTATATGGGAAAGAGAAGAGTTTATTTAGAGCCCCTATGGATGAATTTATAGATTCTTTAATAAAAGAAATGACTTTGGAAGAAAAATTGGGGCAACTTACTCAATATTCTGGGAAAATAACAGATAAGGAGAAGTTAGAAGAACAGTTAGAGTTAGTAAGAAAGGGGAAAGTTGGTTCTTTTTTAAACATTTGGGGTGTTGAGTTTATTAAGAAATTCCAAGAAGTTGCTGTGGAGGAATCTCGAATCGGAATACCTCTTATCTTTGGACTTGATGTTATTCATGGATGTAAAACCATCTTCCCTGTTCCTATTGCCTGGGCTTGTAGTTTTGATCCAGATGCGGTAAAAGAAGCATCAAGAATTAGTGCTATTGAAGCGACTGCTTTCGGAATCAATTGGACATTTGCTCCTATGATTGACATTGCCCTTGATCCAAGATGGGGGAGAATAGTGGAAGGGGCTGGAGAGGATCCTTATCTTGGAAGTGTTATGGCAAAAGCTCAAGTTGAAGGTTACCAGGGTGAAGATCTAAAAGATTCTACAACTCTCCTCGCTTGCGCAAAGCATTTCGTTGCTTATGGAGCTTGCGAAGGAGGAAGAGATTATAATAGCGCAGAAGTTTCAATAAGAACCCTTTATGAAGTTTACTTGCCTCCTTTTCTTTATGCAATTAAAGCTGGTGTAGGTTCTATTATGAGCGCTTTTAACGATATTAGTGGTATTCCTATGAGTGCCAATAAGGAACTTTTAACAAATCTCTTAAGGGAAAAATGGAATTTTGACGGATTTGTTGTTAGCGACTGGAGAGCTATTCCAGAGCTTTTGAACCATGGAATTGCAGAATCAAGAATGGAGGCAGGAATAAAAGCTCTATATAGTGGAGTAGATATGGATATGGAAGGAGGAGTTTTTGGAAATGAACTTTTTGAAGCGGTAAGAGAAGGAAAACTTTCAGAAGACGTTGTGGATAAAGCTGTAAGGAGGGTTTTAAAAGCAAAATATAAACTTGGTCTTTTTGATGATCCTTTTAAATATTGTAATTTAGAAAGAGAAAAATTGGTTCCTCTAAATAAAGAACATATTGAAAAAGCAAGAGAATTGGCTTGTAAATCAATTGTTTTATTAAAGAACGAAGGGAATCTTCTTCCTTTAAGAAAAGATATTAAGAGAATTGCAGTGATTGGGCCTCTTGCGAATGATGCTTCTTCTCCTCTTGGTCCTTGGAGTGCTTTGGGAGAGGAAAAAGATGTTGTGACCATTTTGGAAGGAATAAAAGGGAAAGTTTCTAAAGGGACAGAAGTCTTTTATGCCCCTGGATGTGAAATAATCGGTGATAGTGAAAGTGGTTTTGAAGAAGCAATCTCAATAGCAAAGAATTCAGATGTGGTTATTCTTGTTTTGGGAGAATCTCGTGATATGAGCGGGGAGGCAAGAAGTCGCTCAGAAATAACCTTGCCGGAAATTCAAAGAAAACTTGCCGAAAGAATAATAGAGATAGGAAAAAGAGTTATATTGGTTCTCTCTAACGGAAGGCCCCTTGCTATTTCTTCTCTTTCCGAAAGAGTTCCTGCAATACTTGAAACATGGTTTTTAGGAATACAGGGAGGGAATGCTATTGCGGATGTTCTATTTGGAGACTATAATCCTGGAGGTAAATTAGCCGTTAGTATCCCAAGGAGCACGGGACAGGTCCCTTGTTTTTATTATCATAAAAATACGGGTAGACCAGCTTCTTCGGAAATAGTTCACTCTTCTCGGTATTTTGATTTACCCATTACTCCTCTATATCCATTTGGGCATGGTCTAAGTTATACAAGTTTTAAATATTCAAAATTGAAAATAAAAAACAAAAAGGTTGGAATAGATGATTCTTTACAAATAAGTTTCTTGCTTAAAAATACAGGGAAACTTTTCGGAAGCGAAGTTATTCAATTGTATGTAAGAGATCCTGTGGCAAGTGTAGCCCAACCTGTAAAGAAACTAAAGGGATTCAAAAGAGTTTATCTGGAAGCTGGGGAAGAAGTAGAAATTAAAATAAAACTTCCTGTTAAACTTCTTTCTTTTTATAATATAGACATGAAAAAAGTGGTAGAACCAGGAGTAATAGAGCTCATGATTGGAAGCTCTTCAGAAGATATCAGGTTAAGAGATTCTTTTACAATTATAGGAAATGTAAGAGAAGTAGATGAAACTTCGGTTTATTATTGCGATATAGAGGTAAAAAAGAATAAAAGATGA
- a CDS encoding FkbM family methyltransferase: protein MLYALLKEVSTNPLLLKIIRFLKLNQIMKKIYFMLNTIPFREKKVNFMGISAILQISNYDELKTFEQFFRENYGAEFLMLKALLEFLNEGDVAYDVGANIGLYTILMAKEVGSIGKIIAFEPDSKNFEALRRNLEVNSLNNVKPIKVALGDKVSEGSLYIKKRVGIGAVSLLQNEESDFRNTTKIFPGDFIVERKKIPLPKAIKIDVEGYEYLVLKGLKKTLSNNSCKLVCCEIHSNLTPAGITKENILNLIKSYGFNKINTYKRGSEIHAICYK, encoded by the coding sequence TTGTTATATGCCTTACTAAAAGAAGTATCAACTAATCCTTTGTTATTAAAGATAATCAGATTTTTAAAATTAAATCAAATTATGAAAAAAATTTACTTTATGCTAAATACAATTCCCTTTAGAGAGAAAAAAGTAAATTTTATGGGAATAAGTGCAATTTTGCAAATATCTAATTACGATGAATTAAAAACTTTTGAGCAATTTTTTCGTGAAAACTATGGTGCCGAATTTCTTATGTTAAAAGCTCTACTTGAATTTCTAAATGAAGGTGATGTTGCCTATGATGTTGGGGCTAATATAGGATTATATACCATTTTAATGGCAAAGGAGGTTGGAAGTATAGGAAAAATTATTGCCTTTGAACCTGATAGTAAAAACTTTGAAGCTTTAAGGAGAAATTTAGAGGTAAACAGTCTAAATAATGTAAAACCAATCAAAGTCGCTTTAGGCGATAAAGTTAGCGAAGGTTCTTTATACATTAAAAAGAGAGTTGGCATAGGAGCTGTGAGTTTACTTCAAAATGAAGAAAGTGATTTTCGGAACACCACAAAAATTTTCCCAGGAGATTTTATTGTTGAAAGAAAAAAAATACCTTTACCGAAAGCAATAAAAATTGATGTGGAGGGTTATGAATATTTGGTTCTTAAAGGGCTCAAAAAAACGCTTTCAAATAATTCTTGTAAGTTGGTTTGCTGTGAGATTCATTCTAATTTAACTCCCGCTGGTATTACAAAAGAAAATATATTAAATTTAATCAAAAGCTACGGTTTCAATAAAATAAATACATACAAAAGAGGAAGTGAAATCCATGCTATTTGTTACAAATAA